Sequence from the Nocardia brasiliensis genome:
CACGGTGCCCGACCGCGCCGCCGCGAAATAAGCCGGACGCGCGGTCGGTCCGCGCGGAACCGGCCGCCGCTGGCTCAGCCGAAATTGAGCCCGTGCGTGGCCAGCCACTGGCGCGGATCGACGTGCTGCCCGCCGACGATCACCTCGAAGTGCAGGTGCGGACCGGTCGAGTCGCCGCGGTTGCCCATGCGGGCGATCTGCATACCCGCGGGGACGCGCTCGCCTCGGGAGACGAAGAAGTCGTACATGTGGCCGTACACGGTGATCGAGCCGTCGTCGTGCCGGATGCGTACCCACAGCCCGAATCCTTCGGCCGGGCCCGCGTCGATGACCGTGCCGTTGGCGACCGCGTAGATCGGGGTGCCGATCGGACCCGCGATGTCGATGCCGTTGTGGAAGGTGCCCCAGCGCGAACCGAATCCGGAGGTGAACACCCCGCGCGCGGGCATGACGAAGCCGCCGATGCCGGGCAGTACCGCGCCGGGCCTCGGGGTGGTGCCGCCCGCCATCCACGGTTGGTATTCACCGGCCGCCGCTGCGGCGGCCTCGGCCTTGGCACGTTCCAGGGTGGCGCGCGCGGCGGCCGCCACCACCGCCTGCTCGCGCAGGCGTTCACCGTTGGCGATGGCGTTGAGGTAGCGGCGCACCGAGGGTGGGGTGGTCTGCATCTGTAGCGGGTAGGCCACGGCCACGCGCTGGACGTGGTCCGCCTCGGGCACCCGGTCGGTGATCGTGCCGGTGTAGGCGGTGTCCCCCGCGGCGAACACGGCGGTGACCACGAGCCCGGTGAGCAGCACGCGATGCTTGCGCAGCAGGGCGCGCAGCTTGTCCGGGTCGGGACGGCGCCGCGCCCACAGCTCGGGCAACTCGGCCCGGCGTCGCCACAGTTCCCGCGGGTCGGGGCGGTGTCGCAGCAGTTCGCTTCGGCGCACGCGATCGAGCAGCGCGCGGCCGCCCTGGCCGGGCTTATCCCGCATCCGGGCACGCCAATCCGGCGGAATGACCACGATGCCGCCCGCTCCGCGCACCCGGTCGCGGCCGGCTCGTCGCGCATTCTCGAGCATCAGAGCGACCATAACCCTGGTCGCGGCCGCGCGCAGGACCGCAACACGCAGGGGCGGGTTACGGCGGAGTCTGCGCGACGAGACGAAAGCGCGGCAGCCGCGCGCTGCCGTCGGGGGACACCGTCTACCGTCTTGCGGGTGTCCAGAGAATCTCGCCGGTCGACCATTCCACCTTTCTACGTGATGGATGTCTGGAAAGCTGCGGCGCAACGGGCCAGAACGCACGGCGACGTGCTGGTGCTCGCCGCTGGACAGCCCTCGACGCCCGCGCCGGCGCCGGTGCTGCGCGCGACGGGCGCCGCGATCGAATCCGAACTGCTCGGCTACACCGAGACCTTCGGCATCCTCCCGTTGCGCGAGGTGATCGCCGCGCACCACACCGAGATCTACGGCTACCCCGTCGACCCGGACGAGGTCGTGGTCACCACCGGATCGTCGGGCGCGTTCTCCCTGATCTTCCTGGCCGCCTTCGATCCGGGCGACACCGTGGTGGTGGCCAGGCCCGGCTATCCGGCCTACCGCAACACCCTCACCGCGCTCGGCTGTCGCGTGGTGGAACTGGACTGCGGCGCGGAAACCCGGTTCCAACCGACCGTCGCCATGCTGGAGGCCTTGCCCGAACCGCCGGCGGGGCTGGTCGTCGCGAGTCCGGCGAACCCGACCGGCACCATGATCGCGCCCGCCGAACTCGCCGCGTTGGCGCGCTGGTGCGAGGAGCGCGGGACCCTGCTCATCTCCGACGAGATCTATCACGGCATCACCTATGCGGGCGCGGACACCGCGACCTCGTCGGCATGGGAGACCTCGCGCGAAGCGATCGTCATCGGGTCGGTGTCCAAGTACTTCTCGATGACGGGCTGGCGGCTCGGCTGGATGCTCGCCCCGGCCGGATTGCGCCCGGCGCTGCAGCGGCTGGCCTCCAACCTGACCGTGTGCCCGCCGGCGATCTCGCAGTACGCGGCGCTGCACGCGTTCGGCGCGGAAGCCAAGGCCGAGCTCGACGGTCACGTGCGCCGGTACGCGATCAACCGGCAGTTGCTGTTGGACGGACTGCCGACGCTGGGCATCACCGATCTGGCGCCTGCCGACGGCGCGTTCTACGCCTACGCCGACATCGGTCACCTCACCGACGACGCCCGCGGCTGGTGTGCCGACGTGCTCGAGCACACCGGGGTAGCGCTGGCACCGGGCCTCGACTTCGACACGGTGCACGGAAACCGGACAGTTCGGTTCTCCTTCGCGGGCGCCACCGCGGACATCGAGGCTGCGCTGCTGCGTCTAGGGCGCTATCTCGCTGTTTGATCATCTTGTACGGCAACAACTTTCCGCAGTTCGGCACCGTGACCGCGCGGATGCGGTAAAACATCGATGGTTGCTTTTCCTCGCTGATTTCCCCTGGAAGAACTGATGACGACTGGCACGATGGCACGGTGATCACCGCGACGACCCCGAAAGGCGAACGGCGTCGCCAGGCTTTGGTAGCCGCGGCCGCCGAGTTGTTGCTCGAAGGCGGATTCGAGGCAGTGCGGCACCGTTCGGTCGCGACCCGTGCCGACCTTCCGTTGGCGTCGACCACCTACTACTTCGAATCGCTGGAAGATCTGATCGCGCGCGCGGTCGAGTTCAGCGGCAACGTGGAACTCGACGCCATGCGCCGCCGGGTCGGCGAGGTGAGCCACCGCCGCCGCGGCGCCGAGGCGACCGTCGATCTGGTGCTCGATCTGCTGGTCGGCGCCGACGGGCACGACGAGGGCGCGCGCGGGCAGCTGATCGCCCGCTATGAGCGTTCGGTCGCCTCGGCCCGGCACCCCGAACTGCGCGAGGTCCAGTTGCGGTTGCGTGCCCAGCTCGACGAGTTGCTCGCCGACGTGCTGCGCCGCTCCGACCGGCTGGTCCGGCCCGAGCAACTACGCAGGCTGGTCGCGGTGGTGGACGGCGCCGTCGTCGCGGCGCTCACCGAACTCGACCCCGAACCCCGTCGAATGGCGCGCGGGGCCCTGCTCGAGGTGATCGACATCGTCGCTCCGGCGACGCCCCAGCAAGCGGACCGTTTCCGCACATTAGACTGACGTGACGTGAGCGAGCGTAGCGAGGGAACCATAGACACAGCGCCCGGCGGCGCGACGGAGCCGAGCGTTAGCGAGGCGCAGTCGTGAGCCTCGTCCCTAACGTCCTTGCTACCCGATACGCCAGCCCCGAACTGGTGCGGCTGTGGTCGCCCGAACACAAGATCGTGCTCGAGCGGCGGCTCTGGCTGGAGGTGCTGCGGGCGCAGTCCGAACTCGGAATCGAGCTTCCCGCAGGCGTTCTCGCGGACTACGAGCGCGTGCTCGAGCAGGTCGATCTGGCCTCGATCGCCGAACGGGAGCGGGTCACCCGCCACGACGTGAAGGCGCGCATCGAGGAGTTCAACGCGCTGGCCGGGCACGAGCACGTGCACAAGGGCATGACCAGCCGCGACCTCACCGAGAACGTGGAGCAGCTGCAGATCCGGCTCTCGCTCGAGCACGTGTACGCCCACGGCGTCGCGGTCGCGGCCCGGCTGGCCGAGCGGGCCGCCGAATACCAGACGCTGGTGATGGCGGGACGCTCGCACAACGTCGCCGCGCAGGCCACGACGCTGGGCAAGCGATTCGCCTCGGCCGCCGACGAGCTGCTCATCGCCCTCACCCGGGTGCGCGAGCTGATCGACCGGTATCCGCTGCGCGGGATCAAGGGGCCGATGGGCACCGCCCAGGACATGCTCGACCTGCTCGGCGGCGACCCGGCGAAGCTGTCCCGATTGGAGCAGCAGGTCGCACGGCATCTGGGCTTCGCGAACGTACTCAC
This genomic interval carries:
- a CDS encoding M23 family metallopeptidase, with protein sequence MLENARRAGRDRVRGAGGIVVIPPDWRARMRDKPGQGGRALLDRVRRSELLRHRPDPRELWRRRAELPELWARRRPDPDKLRALLRKHRVLLTGLVVTAVFAAGDTAYTGTITDRVPEADHVQRVAVAYPLQMQTTPPSVRRYLNAIANGERLREQAVVAAAARATLERAKAEAAAAAAGEYQPWMAGGTTPRPGAVLPGIGGFVMPARGVFTSGFGSRWGTFHNGIDIAGPIGTPIYAVANGTVIDAGPAEGFGLWVRIRHDDGSITVYGHMYDFFVSRGERVPAGMQIARMGNRGDSTGPHLHFEVIVGGQHVDPRQWLATHGLNFG
- a CDS encoding pyridoxal phosphate-dependent aminotransferase, producing MSRESRRSTIPPFYVMDVWKAAAQRARTHGDVLVLAAGQPSTPAPAPVLRATGAAIESELLGYTETFGILPLREVIAAHHTEIYGYPVDPDEVVVTTGSSGAFSLIFLAAFDPGDTVVVARPGYPAYRNTLTALGCRVVELDCGAETRFQPTVAMLEALPEPPAGLVVASPANPTGTMIAPAELAALARWCEERGTLLISDEIYHGITYAGADTATSSAWETSREAIVIGSVSKYFSMTGWRLGWMLAPAGLRPALQRLASNLTVCPPAISQYAALHAFGAEAKAELDGHVRRYAINRQLLLDGLPTLGITDLAPADGAFYAYADIGHLTDDARGWCADVLEHTGVALAPGLDFDTVHGNRTVRFSFAGATADIEAALLRLGRYLAV
- a CDS encoding TetR/AcrR family transcriptional regulator, whose amino-acid sequence is MITATTPKGERRRQALVAAAAELLLEGGFEAVRHRSVATRADLPLASTTYYFESLEDLIARAVEFSGNVELDAMRRRVGEVSHRRRGAEATVDLVLDLLVGADGHDEGARGQLIARYERSVASARHPELREVQLRLRAQLDELLADVLRRSDRLVRPEQLRRLVAVVDGAVVAALTELDPEPRRMARGALLEVIDIVAPATPQQADRFRTLD